Sequence from the Streptomyces puniciscabiei genome:
AGTCCGGCGCCGGCCGTGGCATACGGCGACCAGTGGCTGAACATCGCCGCGGGCCCGTGTCCGAGCCGCCCCACGGCCTCCTTGAGCAGCGCGGCGGTGGTCGCGAAGCACACGGCGGAGGCGAGGCCGAACAGCGCGGCCCGGGGCGCGCCCTTCGTCGGGCGCGCGGCGATCACGAGCAGCGCGACGAGGCCGAGCGCGCCACCGCCGCCGAGGAGCCAGGCCCGGGGCGGCGCGGTCGGCCGGCCCGCGCCGGGTGCGGCCGCCAGCAGGAACACGGCCAGTCCGGCGGCGAGGGCGACGAAGGCGACCCAGGTCCACAGGCCGGGGCGGCGCCGGAACACGATTCCGCCCACCAGGAGGGTGAACAGCAGCTCGGTGGCGAGCAGCGGCTGCACCAGGGAGAGGCTGCCCACGGCCAGCGCCCCGGCCTGCAGCAGCCCCGCGACGGCCAGCAGCGAGGCGCCCGCGAGCCAGTACGGGCGCCGCAGCAGCCGGGCGAACCGGCGCACGGCCGGCCCCACCCCGCCGGGCCCGCCCT
This genomic interval carries:
- a CDS encoding DMT family transporter codes for the protein MIAVAVLLALLAAVANASASVLQRRAAVEEPHEQGGPGGVGPAVRRFARLLRRPYWLAGASLLAVAGLLQAGALAVGSLSLVQPLLATELLFTLLVGGIVFRRRPGLWTWVAFVALAAGLAVFLLAAAPGAGRPTAPPRAWLLGGGGALGLVALLVIAARPTKGAPRAALFGLASAVCFATTAALLKEAVGRLGHGPAAMFSHWSPYATAGAGLVAFLLLQSALGAGSLTASQPALTLGDALTSVVLGWVLFAEAIHLGWRMLPEAIGIALIGAGSIGLARAPTVGREWDARSRGGKENRGRLHRTHR